In a genomic window of Phalacrocorax aristotelis chromosome 8, bGulAri2.1, whole genome shotgun sequence:
- the EMC8 gene encoding ER membrane protein complex subunit 8: MKLTTQAYCKMVLHGAKYPHCAVNGLLVAERPSGAPRRDQAGPPSLFVDCIPLFHGTLALAPMLEVALTLIDSWCKENSYVIAGYYQANERVKDASPNQVAEKVASRIAEGFNDTALIMVDNTKFTMECVEPAIHVYELHENKWRCKDPHVDFCEDWAEAQRIAASLLDSKSYETLVDFDNHLDDIRNDWTNPEINKAVLHLC, from the exons ATGAAGCTGACCACCCAGGCCTACTGTAAGATGGTGTTACACGGCGCTAAATATCCGCACTGCGCCGTGAACGGGCTGCTGGTGGCTGAAAGGCCGTCGGGTGCCCCACGCCGCGACCAGGCCGGCCCCCCCTCGCTCTTCGTGGACTGCATCCCGCTGTTCCACGGCACCCTGGCCCTGGCGCCCATGCTGGAGGTGGCCCTCACCCTG ATTGACTCTTGGTGCAAAGAGAATAGCTACGTGATAGCTGGATATTACCAGGCAAATGAACGCGTGAAAGATGCCAG TCCAAACCAGGTTGCGGAAAAGGTGGCCTCCAGAATTGCAGAGGGCTTTAACGATACAGCGCTCATAATG GTCGATAACACCAAGTTTACAATGGAGTGTGTAGAGCCTGCCATCCACGTGTATGAGCTTCATGAGAACAAGTGGAGGTGCAAGGACCCGCATGT TGATTTTTGTGAAGATTGGGCCGAAGCTCAGAGAATCGCTGCATCTCTCTTGGACAGCAAGTCCTACGAGACGCTTGTAGATTTTGATAATCACCTGGATGATATCAGAAACGACTGGACAAACCCAGAGATCAACAAAGCTGTCCTCCACCTGTGCTAG
- the COX4I1 gene encoding cytochrome c oxidase subunit 4 isoform 1, mitochondrial, giving the protein MLASRAFSLIGKRAISTSICLRAHGHAGVVKAEDFSLPAYVDRRDVPLPEVAFVRDLSAQQKALKEKEKASWTALSVDEKVELYRIKFNETYAEMNRGSNEWKTVLGGVLFFLGVTGLILIWQKRYMYGPIPHTFSDEWLSMQTKRMLDMRINPVEGISSQWDFEKNEWKK; this is encoded by the exons ATGTTGGCTTCAAGGGCATTCAGCCTCATTGGGAAGAGAGCCATTTCCACCTCCATCTGCCTGAGAGCGCATGGACACG CTGGTGTTGTCAAAGCAGAGGATTTCAGCCTCCCAGCCTACGTCGACCGCCGTGATGTTCCCCTGCCTGAAGTGGCCTTTGTAAGGGATCTCTCTGCTCAGCAGAAGGcactgaaagagaaggaaaaggcgTCTTGGACTGCTCTGTCCGTTGATGAGAAAGTTGAAT tgtaTCGTATCAAATTTAACGAGACCTATGCAGAAATGAACAGAGGATCGAACGAATGGAAGACCGTCCTCGGTGGAGTGCTGTTCTTTCTTGGCGTAACCGGTCTCATCCTCATTTGGCAGAAACGTTATA TGTACGGCCCTATTCCGCACACCTTCTCTGACGAGTGGCTGTCGATGCAGACCAAGAGAATGTTGGACATGCGGATTAATCCCGTGGAGGGCATCTCTTCCCAGTGGGATTTTGAGAAGAACGAATGGAAGAAATGA